GCCAGGGGCTGGCCAAGCATGCTGCGGTCTGGGCCAACCTCGCGAGTCGCGGTTCCGCAGCATGCTTGGCCAGCCCCTGGCCGGCGGTGCCGTGAGCCTTCCGCGCCCCAGGTCGAGAAGTAAACATCCGAGAACGGACCGGGCCGCGGAAGATCCGCGGCCCGGTCGCATTACCAGCCGAGCTTCGCGCGGAGCTGGTCGAGCCCGCCCGTGAGTGCCGCGTCCGCGGTGGGGTACGTGACCGCGGGATCGTCGAGGCGCTTGCCGTTCAGGGTGTTGCTCACCGAGCACGCAAACTTCCCCACCGCGGGTCGCACTTCCAGTTTGTAAAGCGGCTGCGCTTCAAGTATTACGAACGTCGTTTCCGGGCGCACGCCCGGTTTCAGCGTCCCACTTCGAGCGGCCAACCAATCAGGCGCGTTCATTTAGTTCCCCATACAAATGTCGGTAGCCACTGATACACAGGGCTTCCGCCCTGTGCTACAAACGCCAGCCGCTCCGCGGCGTGAAATGCGTTGAGAATCTTGGTCTTCGCCCCGGAGGGGCCGTCTGGCGTAGCACAGGGCTTCCGCCCTGTGCTATTCCGGCAACGGTTTCCCCTTCGTCTCCGGGAGGAACGGCAGCACGAACAGCCCTACGAGGAAAATACTACACATCGTGACGCCCGCGTAGCGGAACGCATCCGCGCCCTGGCTCGCGAACACGACCGTGGTGAGTTGGCCGAGCGCCGCCGGCCCGAGCGCGGCCACGAGCCGACCCGCGTTGTAGCAGAACGACGTGCCCGTACTGCGGAACTTGGTGGGGAACAGTTCGGGCAGGTAGATCGCGTACCCGCCGAACAGCGCGAGCTGGCAGAACCCCATAATCGGGATCATCCAGAATACGTCGGCGCGGGTCTTCAGGAACCAGAACGTTCCTGCCGTCGAGAGCATTGCAAGAACAAAGAACAGCGCGAACGTGGGCTTCCGCCCAAACACCCCGGTCACCCAGCTAAATGCGAAGATTCCAAAAAACGCCCCACCATTCTGCACCAGCGACGCCACCCCGCGCCACCACCCGATTTCGCCCTTCAACTGGTCCCCGCTCAACCCTTCACCGGCTAGCGTCGATTCGAGGGCGAGTTGCACCAAACGCGGCGAGAAGAACGCGATCCCCCACAACCCGATGACGCCGGCCCCGGTCAGCAGCAAGCCACAGAGCACACGCTTGTTCCACGGGCTCGTGGAGAAAATGCCGACCAACGTGCCGAAAAACGCCTGCCACGGCGACGGCCGTTTCCCGAGGGCCTCCGCTTCCCGCATGGCCTTCCACTTCTCCGGCTCTCGGAGCGAAAACTGCACGATCACCAGCAGGATGCCGGGCAGAATCCCGATCAGGAACATCACCCGCCACGGGAGTAACCACCCGTCCGCCGGAAACGCCCCGCCCTTCTGAAGTGAGCCGAGGTACATGTTAATGAGCGCCGCGGAACAGTTTCCGAGCACGCTCGACGCCTGAAACAGTCCCAAGATGTACGGCCGGGCGTTATTGGGAACCGTTTCGGCCAGAAGCACGACTGCCGACGCGAACGCCCCACCGACCCCCAATCCAGTGAGTAACCGATACGCCATGAAGTCCCAAGGGCCCGTCGAGAGCGCACTCAAACCCGTGAACAGTGCGTACAAACCGATAGTCATAGTCAGCGTTTTCACCCGGCCGAGTCGGTCGCCCAGAACTCCGAACCCGATCCCGCCGATCGCCCACCCGATCAGGAACACGGACGTCGCGTAGGTGCCGTAACTGCCGACCTGCGGATCGCTGGCGGGCTTCTG
This region of Gemmata massiliana genomic DNA includes:
- a CDS encoding MFS transporter; its protein translation is MSVDSSVPSPPRTGWASLKDLTRYQWFVFVVCCLAWDLDCMDQQLFVLARDPALATVLQKPASDPQVGSYGTYATSVFLIGWAIGGIGFGVLGDRLGRVKTLTMTIGLYALFTGLSALSTGPWDFMAYRLLTGLGVGGAFASAVVLLAETVPNNARPYILGLFQASSVLGNCSAALINMYLGSLQKGGAFPADGWLLPWRVMFLIGILPGILLVIVQFSLREPEKWKAMREAEALGKRPSPWQAFFGTLVGIFSTSPWNKRVLCGLLLTGAGVIGLWGIAFFSPRLVQLALESTLAGEGLSGDQLKGEIGWWRGVASLVQNGGAFFGIFAFSWVTGVFGRKPTFALFFVLAMLSTAGTFWFLKTRADVFWMIPIMGFCQLALFGGYAIYLPELFPTKFRSTGTSFCYNAGRLVAALGPAALGQLTTVVFASQGADAFRYAGVTMCSIFLVGLFVLPFLPETKGKPLPE